One Flavobacterium cerinum genomic window, TTCCTTATCAGGATATGATTTTATAAAAAAACGAGCATAAAAAAGGCATCCGAATCGGATGCCTTTTTTTATGATTTACTGTCACTGATTATTGTAACTCAGCTCTGTTGTCTTCAATCTTAGCAGCAGCTTTTAAAGCAGCCGTTACTCGGTATGAAGAAGCACCTTGTGTCTGTGTTTTAATTTTTGCAGTATAAGTAGTATAGTTTGGCAAAGCCGGAGCTTTTACTACATCTTTTGTTCTGATCATGAAAACAGCCATTTGACCTTCGATCAATTTAGATATTTTTCCTTTTTCCAATCCGAATGCAGTTCCTACTACTTTAGGTTCTTGTCCGATATTTGAAATACTTGGATTATCGATTGTTGCGTTCATCGCTACGTTAACAGCAGCACCTGATTTTTTCGAAACCTCTTCTAAAGTAGCTCCTGACATTTTAGCTTTGATTTTCTCCGCTTTTTTCTGATTTCTTAAGATTGGTAATACTGTTTGTTTTGCTTCTTCTAAAGAGACTAAACCACTTTCGTTTTTCCCTTTTAATTTAGCAATGATATGACCTTCTAAGTTATCAAATTTCTTAACTGCTCCTTCTTTTGTATCTCTGTTAAAAGCCCAAAGTACAATTTGTCTTTGATTTTGAAGTCCAGGAAGACTTTCGTCTGTTGCTTTAACATTCATAGCCGGAACTACAGTTAAGCCCATTTCTTTCGCTACTTTATCGAAATCTTTATCAGCAGCTTCTGCTTCTAATTTTGTTGCTTTTACATAGATTGCATCAGCAGTAGTCTCAGAAGGCTCAATTTTTTGTGCAATAGTTGCTAAACGAACTGCGTCATATTTAGCGTCTACTTTAATTACGTGGAAACCATATTCCGTTTCTACAATTCCCATTTTTCCAATCGGATTATTGAAAACGAAATCGTTGAATGTTTTCACCATTTGACCTGGCTGAATGTTATCATACATACCTCCGGTTTGTTTTGATCCCGGATCATCAGTATTCGTCATCGCTAACATTGCAAAGCTTGACGGATTAGCCTGGGCTTGTTTTAATAACTCCTCAGCTTTTGCTTTTGCTTCTTCTTTTGTTCTGGTAATACCCGGCATTTTTCCTGCATAGCTTAATAAGATATGACTTGCTTTTGCAGTAGCTCCGGCTTTTCTTCCCATCATTTTAGACAAACAGTAGTAACCGTCATGGATATAAGGTCCGAATACCTCACCTGTAGGAAGGTTAAATAACTGTTCCTGACTTTCTAATGGTAAATCTTTTTTCGCTACGTAAGATGAATCGTATTTCACATCTGAATTTGCGTTTACAAACTCTTCTGTGTTTTTAGCACCTTTGAAACCTGGTAATGTATCGTTAGTACCTGTTTTCTCATTATAAACCACTCTTCCGGATAATAATCCTGAAATTGTTTTTGCCATTTCAGCCTCATCTTCTTTAGATGGTTTATTTTCAAAGAATACATACTCAACCTCACGAGATTTTTCTGATTTATATTTTTTACTGTTTTTCTTTACGTAATCCATGATTTCTGAATCAGAAACTTTCACTTCATCATCATTGATTGTAGTGTAAGGAACCGCTACATAGTCGAAATCAACTTTATTGTTTTCTCTTTCGTAAGCAAATTTACCATCATTTTTAGTCGTAACAAGACCTGATTTGATCATGGTATAATACATTTGCTCGGTAGCCATTTGCTCCAATTGTTTTTCATAAGCTAACCAGTTATTCCACTGATCCGGCTGTGATGATTTGATGCTGGCTACGAATTCGTTGAATTTATTAGTATCGAATTGACCGGCAGCATTCAAAAATCTTGGATCCTGAGCAAAGTTCGGGTTTTGTTTGATAACATTAACCATTTGCTCTTTTCCGATTTTTAAACCGATTTTTTCAA contains:
- a CDS encoding SurA N-terminal domain-containing protein, translating into MAVLSKIRQRSILLIGVIGFCLLAFVIGDVVQSGGFKQSSRNVGSVNGVDISAQEFLQKVSMAEKNSQGMSNTQASNGVWEQEVKQILLDAEFEKIGLKIGKEQMVNVIKQNPNFAQDPRFLNAAGQFDTNKFNEFVASIKSSQPDQWNNWLAYEKQLEQMATEQMYYTMIKSGLVTTKNDGKFAYERENNKVDFDYVAVPYTTINDDEVKVSDSEIMDYVKKNSKKYKSEKSREVEYVFFENKPSKEDEAEMAKTISGLLSGRVVYNEKTGTNDTLPGFKGAKNTEEFVNANSDVKYDSSYVAKKDLPLESQEQLFNLPTGEVFGPYIHDGYYCLSKMMGRKAGATAKASHILLSYAGKMPGITRTKEEAKAKAEELLKQAQANPSSFAMLAMTNTDDPGSKQTGGMYDNIQPGQMVKTFNDFVFNNPIGKMGIVETEYGFHVIKVDAKYDAVRLATIAQKIEPSETTADAIYVKATKLEAEAADKDFDKVAKEMGLTVVPAMNVKATDESLPGLQNQRQIVLWAFNRDTKEGAVKKFDNLEGHIIAKLKGKNESGLVSLEEAKQTVLPILRNQKKAEKIKAKMSGATLEEVSKKSGAAVNVAMNATIDNPSISNIGQEPKVVGTAFGLEKGKISKLIEGQMAVFMIRTKDVVKAPALPNYTTYTAKIKTQTQGASSYRVTAALKAAAKIEDNRAELQ